The Macaca fascicularis isolate 582-1 chromosome 1, T2T-MFA8v1.1 genome includes a window with the following:
- the SFT2D2 gene encoding vesicle transport protein SFT2B isoform X6, translating into MFPVLKISVTGLDPNAMYSLLLDFVPTDSHRWKYVNGEWVPAGKPEVSSHSCVYIHPDSPNFGAHWMKAPISFSKVKLTNKLNGGGQIMLNSLHKYEPQVHIVRVGSAHRMVTNCSFPETQFIAVTAYQNEEITALKIKYNPFAKAFLDAKERNHLRDVPEALSESQHVTCSHLGGWIFSNPEGVCTAGNSNYQYAAPLPLPAPHTHHGCEHYSGLRGHRQAPYPSAYMHRNHSPSVNLIESSSNNLQVFSGPDSWTSLSSTPHASILSVPHTNGPINPGPSPYPCLWTISNSAGGPTGPGPEVHASAPGAFLLGNPAVTSPPSVLSTQAPTSAGVEVLGEPSLTSIAVSTWTAVASHPFAGWGGPGAGGHHSPSSLDG; encoded by the exons ATGTTTCCAGTCCTAAAGATTAGTGTCACAGGGTTGGACCCCAATGCCATGTACTCCCTCCTGCTGGACTTTGTCCCTACGGACAGTCACCGCTGGAAGTATGTCAATGGGGAATGGGTGCCCGCTGGCAAGCCAGAGGTCTCCAGCCACAGCTGCGTCTACATTCACCCGGACTCCCCCAACTTTGGGGCCCACTGGATGAAAGCTCCCATCTCCTTCAGCAAAGTGAAGCTGACCAACAAGCTCAATGGAGGCGGGCAG ATAATGTTGAATTCTCTGCATAAGTATGAACCCCAGGTTCACATAGTGCGTGTTGGAAGTGCCCATCGAATGGTAACGAACTGCTCCTTCCCTGAAACCCAGTTCATAGCCGTGACTGCCTATCAGAATGAGGag ATAACAGCTCTCAAAATCAAGTACAATCCTTTTGCCAAAGCCTTCTTGGATGCCAAGGAAAG aAATCACCTAAGAGACGTACCGGAGGCTCTCTCTGAAAGCCAGCATGTGACCTGTTCTCACT TGGGAGGCTGGATCTTTTCCAATCCGGAAGGAGTGTGCACAGCAGGAAACTCCAATTACCAGTATGCCgctcctctgcctctgcctgctcCCCACACCCACCATGGCTGTGAGCACTATTCGGGCCTCCGAGGACACCGGCAGGCTCCCTACCCTTCTGCATACATGCATAGAAACCATTCTCCCTCAG TGAATTTGATAGAAAGCTCAAGCAATAATCTGCAAGTTTTCTCGGGACCTGACAGCTGGACATCCTTATCCTCCACACCTCATGCCAGCATCCTGTCTGTACCCCACACCAACGGACCAATCAATCCAGGTCCCAG CCCCTATCCGTGCCTGTGGACCATCAGCAATAGTGCCGGAGGCCCCACTGGGCCAGGCCCGGAGGTGCATGCCAGTGCCCCAGGAGCATTTCTCCTCGGAAACCCAGCTGTGACTTCACCCCCCTCTGTGCTCTCCACCCAAGCACCCACTTCGGCTGGTGTGGAGGTTCTGGGGGAGCCCTCGCTAACCAGCATTGCTGTGTCCACCTGGACAGCAGTGGCCTCGCATCCCTTCGCGGGCTGGGGTGGCCCAGGAGCGGGTGggcaccattctccttcctcattgGATGGTTAA